From Novosphingobium decolorationis, one genomic window encodes:
- the copD gene encoding copper homeostasis membrane protein CopD, with translation MNDVALVAVRWALYVDLGLLFGLPLFALYAPGGGRMVQRHLPMVAMVAGLACLALLLSALGFALQAAAMTGLPLTQPDLSMVAELFNGTSMGTALKARLVALLVLLLSIPFYRRQSRPAFIASTLAGAVALATLAWSGHGAAGEGEAGWLQLGADLIHLLAAGAWVGALAAFLALVLTRLATDDLATEDMDRVMLAEEALRGFSLVGTIIVALLILTGTVNGWFLVGPGNIASLGQSTYGLLLIAKLLLFAGMLGLAALNRYRLTPALAQAIEEEDAPRAQALLRASLVVEGGLAIVILGLVAWLGTLSPPMSM, from the coding sequence ATGAACGACGTGGCACTCGTCGCCGTCCGCTGGGCGCTCTACGTCGATCTCGGCCTGTTGTTCGGCCTGCCGCTGTTCGCGCTCTATGCGCCCGGCGGCGGCCGGATGGTACAGCGGCATCTGCCGATGGTAGCAATGGTGGCCGGTCTCGCCTGTCTCGCCCTCCTGCTGTCGGCGCTGGGGTTCGCGTTGCAGGCAGCGGCCATGACCGGGCTGCCGCTCACCCAGCCTGATCTTTCCATGGTCGCAGAGCTGTTCAACGGCACGTCCATGGGAACGGCGCTGAAGGCGCGCCTCGTCGCGCTCCTCGTTCTTCTGCTCTCCATCCCCTTCTATCGCCGGCAATCCCGTCCTGCCTTCATCGCCTCCACTCTGGCAGGCGCGGTCGCACTCGCGACCCTCGCCTGGAGCGGGCATGGCGCGGCCGGCGAAGGCGAGGCGGGCTGGCTGCAACTGGGGGCCGATCTCATCCATCTGCTCGCCGCGGGCGCCTGGGTCGGCGCGCTTGCCGCATTCCTTGCGCTGGTTCTTACCAGGCTCGCAACCGATGATCTCGCCACTGAAGACATGGACCGGGTCATGCTCGCCGAGGAAGCGCTGCGGGGCTTCTCCCTCGTCGGCACGATCATCGTCGCCCTGCTGATCCTGACCGGGACGGTGAACGGCTGGTTCCTGGTCGGCCCGGGCAACATCGCGTCTCTCGGGCAGTCGACCTACGGCCTGCTGCTCATCGCCAAGCTGCTGCTCTTCGCCGGCATGCTGGGCCTGGCCGCGCTCAACCGTTATCGCCTGACCCCGGCACTTGCGCAGGCGATCGAGGAAGAGGACGCGCCACGGGCGCAGGCGCTGCTGCGCGCGAGCCTCGTCGTCGAAGGCGGTCTTGCGATCGTCATTCTCGGGCTGGTCGCCTGGCTGGGGACACTGTCGCCACCCATGTCGATGTAG
- a CDS encoding response regulator transcription factor, with the protein MGNKRVVHIVDDEETIRKALSFTLRTAGFAVEAYASGPEFLLSAEDAEKGCVVLDMHMPDMDGLQVQAELTRRGIDMPVVVLTGNGDPTLAVQAMKAGAADFLAKPVEKAALLGAIDRGFSWLESIARRASEQADALSKAARLTQRERAVLRGISRGYPNSLIADELGVTSRTVELHRASLMIKLNAQSLPDLLRIAFAVDLHESTENGHP; encoded by the coding sequence ATGGGGAACAAGCGCGTCGTGCATATCGTCGATGACGAAGAGACAATACGAAAAGCACTAAGTTTCACGTTGCGGACCGCAGGGTTTGCCGTAGAAGCCTACGCTTCGGGGCCGGAGTTTCTGTTGAGCGCAGAGGACGCCGAGAAAGGCTGCGTGGTTCTCGACATGCACATGCCCGACATGGACGGCCTGCAGGTTCAGGCGGAGCTGACGCGACGCGGTATCGACATGCCCGTCGTGGTGCTGACGGGCAATGGCGATCCTACGCTCGCCGTACAGGCGATGAAGGCGGGCGCTGCCGACTTTCTCGCCAAACCGGTCGAGAAGGCCGCATTGCTCGGCGCGATCGACCGCGGCTTCAGCTGGCTTGAGAGTATAGCCCGTCGTGCCTCCGAACAGGCCGACGCTCTTTCGAAAGCCGCGAGACTGACGCAGCGCGAACGGGCCGTTCTGAGAGGAATTTCGCGAGGCTATCCAAATAGCCTTATCGCAGATGAACTCGGCGTCACGTCGCGCACGGTCGAGCTGCATCGGGCCAGTCTGATGATCAAACTCAACGCGCAAAGCCTGCCTGACCTGTTGCGGATCGCTTTCGCCGTCGACCTGCACGAATCGACCGAAAACGGGCACCCCTAA
- a CDS encoding YitT family protein: MQSITTPPANADVLLSPADARPHTVVEDTYAGVIACTFIAFGVVMLRQAGLVTGGMAGVALLLSYYLHYPATTLFAVTNIPFFWLAGKLVSIRFGLKTMVASMAIMGLGLLLPVSFGFAFLDPLFAAIFGGTLCGIGILVLARHGAGVGGVGVVALMLQRFKGWNAGTTQLVCDIMILSTSLLILDMHKFLLSLVSAFAVNGVMIVNHRPGRYIGH, from the coding sequence ATGCAAAGTATCACTACCCCGCCAGCCAATGCCGACGTTCTCCTGTCGCCTGCAGACGCCAGACCGCACACAGTCGTCGAAGACACATATGCCGGTGTGATCGCTTGCACCTTTATCGCATTTGGCGTGGTCATGCTGCGGCAGGCAGGCCTCGTGACCGGCGGCATGGCGGGCGTTGCCCTGCTATTGTCTTACTATCTGCACTATCCGGCCACGACGCTTTTCGCGGTCACCAACATTCCCTTCTTCTGGCTCGCCGGGAAACTCGTAAGCATCCGGTTCGGCCTGAAGACGATGGTTGCGAGCATGGCGATCATGGGCTTGGGGCTCCTCCTTCCCGTCAGCTTCGGCTTTGCCTTTCTCGATCCCTTGTTCGCGGCAATCTTTGGCGGAACGCTGTGCGGGATCGGTATTCTCGTGCTGGCCCGCCATGGAGCGGGCGTTGGCGGGGTCGGCGTGGTGGCGCTCATGCTTCAGCGTTTCAAGGGCTGGAATGCAGGGACCACGCAGCTCGTTTGCGACATAATGATCCTGTCCACCTCACTCCTTATCCTCGACATGCACAAGTTCCTGCTCTCGCTGGTCTCAGCGTTTGCGGTCAATGGCGTCATGATCGTCAATCATCGTCCGGGACGCTATATCGGCCACTGA
- the cueR gene encoding Cu(I)-responsive transcriptional regulator, with the protein MNIGETSRQSGVSERMIRHYEKIGLIPAPARRGAGYRDYGERDLHRLRFIANARDLGFPIEEIRTLLSLWANTGRASAEVKRLALARADEFQRKAEALTALRDTLIDLAERCQGDERPDCPIIAELAAARSA; encoded by the coding sequence GTGAACATCGGCGAGACGTCACGGCAGAGCGGCGTCTCTGAGCGGATGATCCGCCATTATGAAAAGATCGGCCTCATCCCGGCGCCGGCGCGTCGGGGTGCTGGCTATCGTGACTATGGCGAGCGCGACCTCCATCGCCTCCGGTTTATCGCCAATGCCCGCGATCTCGGCTTCCCGATCGAGGAGATCCGCACGTTGCTCAGCCTTTGGGCCAATACCGGCCGTGCCAGCGCGGAGGTGAAGCGGCTTGCCCTTGCCCGCGCCGATGAGTTTCAGCGCAAAGCCGAGGCGTTGACGGCGCTGCGCGACACGCTAATCGACCTGGCCGAGCGCTGCCAAGGCGACGAGCGGCCGGATTGTCCGATCATCGCCGAACTGGCCGCGGCCCGATCCGCATAG
- a CDS encoding heavy metal translocating P-type ATPase produces the protein MNETHGAAHGGGCCGGHGTAKAATGVKDPVCGMTVDPATTAHHAEHSGESYHFCSAGCRTKFIADPERYLGPPTPPVAAPEGTIWTCPMHPEIRQDHPGSCPICGMALEPATVTADSGPSHELVDFTRRFWVGLVLALPVLILEMGAHVFPAIHRLVPMSISVWIQFVLATPVVLWAGWPFFERGWASLKTRNFNMFTLIAMGTGVAWIYSVIATLAPQLFPPAFRGEDGMVAVYFEAAAVITVLVLLGQMLELRARERTSGAIKALLNLAPKTARRIGSDGNEEEISLDLVAVGDRLRVRPGEKVPVDGVVEDGRSSLDESMVTGESMPVTKAKADTVIGGTLNQTGALVIVADKVGRDTMLARIVQMVAEAQRSRAPIQRMADQVSGWFVPVVIAVAAVAFIAWGIWGPEPRFAYGLLAAVAVLIIACPCALGLATPMSIMVGVGRGAGLGVLIKNAEALEHMEKVDTLVVDKTGTLTEGRPAVTQVVPAPGFDEAELLRLAASVERASEHPLALAIVEAAKDRGIVTSDVIDFDSPTGRGALGTVEGRRIVLGNAQFLADEGVATDALASQADALRRDGATAIFIGVDGTVGGAFAIADPVKATTPEALAALKAEGIRVVMLTGDNRTTAEAVARRLGIDEVEAEVLPDQKSAVVARFKREGRVVAMAGDGVNDAPALAAADVGIAMGSGTDVAIESAGVTLLKGDLTGIVRARRLSQATMSNIRQNLVFAFIYNVAGVPVAAGALYPLFGILLSPIIAAAAMALSSVSVVTNALRLNRKAL, from the coding sequence ATGAACGAGACACATGGAGCGGCGCATGGCGGCGGTTGCTGCGGCGGCCACGGCACCGCTAAAGCGGCGACCGGCGTCAAGGACCCGGTCTGCGGCATGACCGTCGACCCGGCGACCACGGCGCATCACGCCGAGCATAGCGGTGAAAGCTATCATTTCTGCAGCGCGGGCTGCCGGACCAAATTCATCGCCGATCCCGAGCGCTATCTCGGCCCGCCGACGCCGCCGGTCGCGGCGCCCGAAGGCACGATCTGGACCTGCCCGATGCATCCCGAGATCCGCCAGGACCATCCCGGGTCCTGTCCGATCTGCGGCATGGCGCTCGAACCCGCGACCGTGACCGCCGACAGCGGCCCCAGCCACGAGCTAGTCGATTTCACGCGGCGCTTCTGGGTCGGCCTCGTGCTGGCTCTCCCGGTGCTGATCCTCGAGATGGGCGCGCATGTCTTTCCCGCGATCCATCGCCTCGTGCCGATGTCTATCTCGGTATGGATCCAGTTCGTGCTGGCGACACCCGTCGTGCTGTGGGCGGGCTGGCCGTTCTTCGAGCGTGGCTGGGCCTCGCTCAAGACCCGCAACTTCAACATGTTCACCCTGATCGCGATGGGGACCGGGGTCGCCTGGATCTACAGCGTCATCGCGACGCTCGCGCCTCAGCTGTTCCCGCCGGCCTTCCGCGGCGAGGACGGCATGGTTGCCGTCTATTTCGAGGCGGCCGCGGTGATCACCGTCCTCGTGCTGCTCGGCCAGATGCTCGAACTGCGCGCGCGGGAACGCACCTCGGGCGCGATCAAGGCGCTGCTCAACCTTGCACCAAAGACCGCGCGCCGGATCGGTTCTGATGGGAACGAAGAGGAAATCAGCCTTGATCTGGTTGCGGTGGGCGACCGCCTGCGGGTGCGGCCGGGCGAGAAGGTGCCGGTCGACGGCGTAGTCGAGGACGGCCGCTCCTCGCTCGACGAGTCGATGGTCACCGGCGAATCCATGCCCGTCACCAAGGCAAAGGCCGACACAGTGATCGGCGGCACGCTCAACCAGACCGGTGCGCTGGTGATCGTCGCCGACAAGGTCGGCCGCGATACCATGCTCGCACGCATCGTCCAGATGGTCGCTGAGGCGCAGCGCTCGCGCGCGCCGATCCAGCGCATGGCCGATCAGGTGTCGGGCTGGTTTGTGCCCGTGGTCATCGCGGTCGCGGCCGTCGCGTTCATCGCCTGGGGCATCTGGGGTCCCGAGCCGCGCTTCGCCTATGGGCTGCTGGCGGCGGTCGCCGTGCTGATCATCGCCTGTCCCTGCGCACTGGGGCTGGCAACGCCGATGTCGATCATGGTCGGGGTCGGCCGCGGCGCCGGGCTCGGTGTCCTCATCAAAAATGCCGAAGCACTCGAGCATATGGAGAAGGTCGACACTCTCGTCGTCGACAAGACAGGCACGCTGACCGAAGGCCGGCCTGCCGTCACCCAGGTCGTGCCGGCGCCCGGCTTCGACGAAGCCGAGCTGCTGCGTCTTGCCGCCTCGGTCGAGCGGGCGTCCGAGCATCCGCTCGCGTTGGCGATCGTCGAGGCCGCGAAGGATCGCGGCATCGTCACGAGCGACGTCATCGACTTCGACTCGCCGACCGGGCGCGGCGCGCTCGGCACGGTCGAAGGGCGGCGCATCGTCCTCGGCAATGCGCAGTTCCTTGCCGACGAAGGGGTTGCGACCGATGCGCTCGCCAGCCAGGCCGACGCGCTGCGCCGGGATGGCGCCACCGCGATCTTCATCGGGGTCGACGGCACAGTCGGCGGCGCCTTCGCGATCGCCGATCCGGTGAAGGCCACGACACCAGAAGCGCTCGCCGCGCTCAAGGCGGAGGGCATTCGCGTGGTCATGCTGACCGGCGACAACCGCACGACCGCGGAAGCGGTCGCCCGACGCCTGGGCATCGACGAGGTCGAAGCCGAGGTGCTGCCCGATCAGAAGAGCGCCGTGGTCGCCAGGTTCAAGCGCGAGGGGCGGGTCGTCGCCATGGCCGGCGACGGTGTCAACGACGCCCCCGCGTTGGCCGCCGCCGACGTCGGCATCGCCATGGGTTCCGGCACCGACGTCGCGATCGAGAGCGCTGGCGTCACGCTGCTCAAGGGCGACCTGACTGGCATCGTCCGGGCGCGGCGGCTCAGCCAAGCGACCATGTCGAACATCCGCCAGAATCTCGTCTTCGCCTTCATCTACAATGTCGCGGGCGTGCCCGTAGCGGCGGGTGCGCTCTATCCGCTGTTCGGTATTCTGCTCTCGCCCATTATCGCGGCGGCGGCGATGGCGCTCTCTTCGGTGAGCGTGGTCACCAACGCGCTGCGCCTCAACCGGAAAGCACTGTGA
- the copC gene encoding copper homeostasis periplasmic binding protein CopC → MRFFSPLAVIAAVGLSVSAPAYAHPKLVSSTPAANASVSAPSRITLTFSEGLMPKLSGAEIVMTGMPGMPNHRMAVTGFKTSVEGDKTLVLTLAKPLMAGSYQVAWHVVSTDTHRIQGNLAFTVK, encoded by the coding sequence ATGCGTTTCTTTTCGCCTCTCGCAGTTATCGCCGCCGTCGGCCTGAGTGTTTCTGCTCCGGCCTACGCGCATCCCAAGCTTGTGTCCTCGACGCCCGCCGCGAACGCCAGCGTCTCGGCGCCTTCGCGTATCACGCTCACCTTCAGTGAAGGTCTGATGCCGAAGCTGTCGGGCGCCGAGATCGTGATGACCGGCATGCCCGGCATGCCCAACCACCGCATGGCGGTAACCGGCTTCAAGACGTCCGTCGAAGGCGACAAGACGCTCGTGCTGACGCTCGCCAAGCCGCTCATGGCGGGCAGCTATCAGGTCGCCTGGCACGTCGTCTCGACCGACACGCACCGCATCCAGGGCAATCTCGCCTTTACCGTCAAGTGA
- a CDS encoding RNA polymerase sigma factor gives MTACLPDCSDGELAALALGGRQAAYGELVRRHQGWVHRLVRSHVGSMDEALDVTQASFVAAFAALNRYDVTRPFQVWMSRIVINKCHDWQRRRAVRNFFALALPLGEADGVADDAPLPDQAIGAEQQLAQAMKAIAALPSSLKDTLILRTIDEKSEAETAEILGISQKAVETRLYRARARLSEILKKV, from the coding sequence ATGACCGCGTGCCTCCCCGACTGCTCGGACGGGGAGCTCGCGGCTCTGGCGCTTGGAGGCCGGCAAGCGGCCTATGGCGAGCTGGTCCGCCGGCATCAAGGTTGGGTTCACCGGCTCGTGCGCAGCCATGTCGGATCTATGGATGAGGCATTGGATGTCACCCAGGCGAGCTTCGTCGCGGCCTTTGCCGCACTCAACCGCTATGACGTAACCCGACCCTTCCAGGTCTGGATGTCCCGGATTGTCATCAACAAATGCCATGACTGGCAGCGTCGGCGAGCGGTTCGAAATTTCTTTGCCCTAGCCCTACCGCTCGGCGAGGCGGACGGCGTCGCCGACGACGCACCGCTGCCCGATCAGGCGATCGGGGCCGAACAGCAGCTCGCGCAAGCAATGAAAGCGATTGCTGCCCTGCCGTCTTCCCTCAAGGACACGCTTATTTTGCGTACGATCGACGAGAAATCGGAAGCTGAAACCGCCGAAATTCTCGGGATCAGCCAGAAGGCGGTCGAAACGCGCCTCTATCGAGCTAGGGCACGCCTTTCGGAAATATTAAAGAAAGTTTGA
- a CDS encoding periplasmic heavy metal sensor: MRDRRRLLLLVLVTFAAAIAGVVIGRVYVVPVRPVENELHELLHRDLKLNSAQHSRLETIEKNYAIRRQALEAELRADNARLAEAIEAEHGYGPQVATAVDRSHQAMGALQKETLEHIFAMRAVLRPDQTDKFDDAVVKALTAKSE; this comes from the coding sequence ATGCGCGACCGCCGCCGGCTCCTGCTCCTCGTCCTGGTGACCTTCGCCGCGGCGATCGCTGGCGTTGTCATTGGCCGCGTCTATGTGGTTCCAGTGCGCCCGGTCGAAAATGAGCTGCACGAGCTGCTCCATCGCGATCTGAAGCTGAATTCAGCGCAACACAGCCGACTCGAGACAATCGAGAAGAACTACGCGATCCGGCGTCAAGCGCTGGAGGCCGAATTGCGCGCCGACAATGCGCGTCTCGCGGAAGCGATCGAAGCGGAGCATGGCTATGGCCCGCAAGTCGCAACTGCGGTGGATCGCTCGCACCAGGCCATGGGCGCGCTGCAGAAAGAAACACTTGAGCATATCTTCGCGATGCGGGCCGTGCTGCGCCCGGATCAGACGGACAAATTCGACGACGCCGTGGTGAAAGCGCTGACGGCCAAATCCGAATGA
- a CDS encoding ribose-phosphate pyrophosphokinase — MNRPVLFALPGSEALAQPLSAALDAEVGTIEHRQFPDGETYLRVGNDVSDREVILLSSLDHPDAKLLPLLFAADTARDLGARRIGLVAPYLAYMRQDIRFHAGEAVTSRTFAAILSRHLDWLVTVDPHLHRYHELSEIYRIPTQVVHAAPFLASWIKRNVARPLIIGPDLESEQWVSQVAADADAPFLVCEKIRSGDRHVTISIPNAPAFLDRQPVLVDDIASSGRTLTEAARQLVGMGFARPDCVVVHPLFAGDAAQVLGGLVERIVSTNAVAHASNDIDVMPAIAEAVRHRIEWRAARQF, encoded by the coding sequence ATGAACCGTCCCGTCCTGTTCGCGCTGCCTGGCAGCGAGGCCCTGGCACAGCCGCTATCCGCCGCGCTCGATGCAGAGGTCGGCACGATCGAGCATCGTCAGTTTCCTGACGGGGAAACCTATCTCAGGGTCGGAAACGACGTCAGCGACCGCGAGGTCATCCTGCTGTCCAGTCTCGATCATCCGGACGCCAAGCTGTTGCCGCTGCTGTTCGCAGCCGACACCGCGCGCGATCTTGGCGCTCGCAGGATCGGGCTCGTCGCCCCTTACCTCGCTTACATGCGCCAGGACATACGCTTCCATGCCGGCGAGGCGGTGACGTCGCGAACCTTTGCTGCGATCCTGTCTCGCCATCTCGACTGGCTGGTGACGGTCGATCCGCATCTCCATCGCTACCATGAATTGTCGGAAATCTACCGCATCCCAACCCAGGTTGTTCATGCCGCGCCGTTTTTGGCCTCGTGGATCAAGCGCAATGTCGCTCGCCCGCTGATCATCGGTCCGGACCTGGAAAGCGAACAGTGGGTCTCGCAGGTGGCGGCCGATGCCGATGCTCCGTTTCTCGTGTGCGAGAAAATCCGATCCGGCGACCGTCACGTCACCATCTCGATTCCGAATGCCCCAGCGTTTCTCGATCGCCAGCCAGTGCTGGTCGACGATATCGCCTCATCCGGTCGGACCCTCACCGAGGCGGCGCGCCAACTGGTCGGCATGGGGTTCGCGCGACCGGATTGCGTGGTCGTGCATCCGCTTTTTGCCGGCGATGCAGCGCAGGTTCTGGGTGGGCTTGTCGAAAGGATCGTCAGCACGAACGCGGTTGCACATGCGTCGAATGATATAGACGTCATGCCAGCGATCGCGGAGGCCGTTCGCCACCGGATTGAATGGCGTGCTGCGCGTCAGTTCTAA
- the istB gene encoding IS21-like element helper ATPase IstB, with translation MIDAQRLGLMLNELRLPTIKHIWGDFAAQADKEGWPASRFLAALAEHELAERDRRRIGRHLAEAHLPAGKTLDCFAFEAVPMISKAQVMALCAGDGWLDQGSNLILFGPPGGGKSHLAAAIGLALVENGWRVLFSRTSDLVQRLQVARRELTLESAIAKLDKYHLLILDDFAYVSRDQAETSVLFELISARYERRSLLITANQPFGEWNRVFPDPAMTLAAVDRLVHHATIFEMNVESYRRRTAQARRTGAGRPAAYTTPKVLETIRDNQDENEVLASDN, from the coding sequence ATGATCGACGCACAGCGCCTGGGCCTGATGCTCAATGAACTGCGCTTGCCAACCATCAAGCATATCTGGGGAGATTTTGCGGCCCAGGCGGACAAGGAAGGATGGCCCGCGAGCCGGTTCCTTGCAGCCCTTGCCGAACATGAACTCGCCGAACGCGATCGCCGCCGGATCGGGCGTCATCTGGCTGAAGCCCACCTGCCGGCAGGCAAGACGTTGGACTGCTTTGCGTTCGAGGCCGTGCCGATGATCTCCAAGGCCCAGGTCATGGCCCTGTGCGCCGGCGATGGCTGGCTCGACCAGGGTTCCAATCTCATCCTGTTCGGCCCGCCAGGCGGCGGCAAAAGCCATCTGGCGGCGGCGATCGGCCTGGCGTTGGTGGAAAATGGCTGGCGAGTGCTGTTCTCCCGCACCTCTGACCTCGTCCAGCGTCTGCAGGTCGCTCGCCGCGAACTGACGCTGGAATCCGCAATCGCCAAGCTCGACAAATATCATCTGCTCATTCTCGACGACTTTGCCTACGTCTCACGCGATCAGGCGGAAACCTCCGTCCTCTTCGAACTGATCAGTGCCCGATACGAGCGCAGATCCTTGCTCATCACCGCCAACCAGCCCTTCGGTGAATGGAATCGCGTCTTCCCGGACCCGGCAATGACGCTCGCTGCGGTCGACAGGCTCGTGCATCACGCCACGATCTTCGAGATGAACGTCGAAAGTTATCGCCGGCGCACGGCTCAGGCCCGCCGCACCGGGGCTGGACGTCCTGCCGCCTACACCACTCCGAAAGTCCTCGAGACCATCCGCGACAATCAGGATGAGAACGAGGTCCTTGCCAGCGACAATTAA
- a CDS encoding copper resistance system multicopper oxidase: protein MISALDRRQFLRGAALAGGGAALSAWLPAWAQTISPGMRPTLPTVSGEDITLTIARQSMSIDGRQFRAIGVNGTVPAPLIRLREGQRVRLNVINQLEEDSSIHWHGLILPANMDGVPGVSFPGIKPGSNYLYQFSVVQSGTYWYHSHSGLQEQEGHYGPIIIDPAGADPVAYDREHVIVLADHSALSPQAIFRRLKVNPGHFNFQRQTLAGLLSGKDQPLKDRLDWGQMRMDPADISDVTGSTYTYLVNGHGPMDNWTALFTPGERVRLRVINASAMTTFNVRIPGLPLTIVQADGQNVVPVTVDEFQIGVAETYDVVVSPGDDKAYTLVGEAIDRSGMARATLAPRAGMAGEVPPLRKRPLADMKDMGMDMSSMPGMEGMDMSGGAMRGVDPTAEKNASARLATGAAAAMATMDNSAMAGMDHSGMDHSAMSGMDHGAMGADGQMAGMDHGGHAMGSMKMRDFSNAPQVKRDPSVQTISPMPVDRTGEPGQGLADVGHKVLVYRDLMALDRNPDVRAPSRSIDIHLTGNMERFMWSFDGEKMSDHHEPIPFIEGERVRVNLINDTMMGHPIHIHGHFFELVTGHGDHAPRKHTVIVQPGGKVTWDFTADAVGDWAFHCHLLYHMHAGMMRVVSVRPKGDA, encoded by the coding sequence ATGATTTCTGCTCTCGACCGCCGCCAGTTCCTTCGCGGAGCGGCCCTCGCCGGTGGTGGCGCCGCACTGTCAGCCTGGCTGCCGGCCTGGGCGCAGACGATCTCGCCGGGGATGCGGCCGACGCTGCCGACCGTGTCGGGCGAAGACATCACGCTGACGATCGCCCGGCAGTCGATGAGCATCGATGGTCGCCAGTTCCGGGCAATCGGCGTCAACGGCACGGTCCCTGCGCCACTCATCCGGCTGCGCGAAGGCCAGCGCGTGCGGCTCAACGTCATCAATCAGCTGGAGGAGGACAGCTCGATCCACTGGCACGGGCTGATCCTGCCGGCCAATATGGACGGTGTGCCGGGCGTGTCTTTTCCGGGCATCAAGCCGGGCTCGAACTACCTCTACCAGTTCTCCGTCGTGCAAAGCGGCACCTACTGGTACCACAGCCATTCAGGCCTGCAGGAACAGGAAGGCCATTACGGCCCGATCATCATCGATCCCGCCGGTGCCGATCCGGTCGCCTATGACCGCGAGCATGTCATCGTGCTCGCCGATCACAGCGCGCTCTCGCCGCAGGCGATCTTCCGGCGCCTCAAGGTCAACCCCGGCCATTTCAATTTCCAGCGCCAGACCCTGGCCGGGCTCCTGTCGGGCAAGGATCAGCCGCTCAAGGACCGGCTCGACTGGGGCCAGATGCGGATGGACCCGGCCGACATCTCCGATGTGACCGGATCCACCTACACCTATCTCGTCAACGGCCATGGTCCGATGGACAACTGGACCGCGCTCTTCACCCCGGGCGAACGGGTGCGGCTGCGGGTCATCAATGCGTCGGCGATGACCACCTTCAACGTCCGCATCCCCGGCCTGCCGCTGACCATCGTCCAGGCCGACGGGCAGAATGTGGTGCCGGTCACCGTCGACGAGTTCCAGATTGGTGTTGCCGAGACCTACGACGTCGTTGTCAGCCCAGGCGATGACAAGGCCTACACCCTTGTCGGCGAGGCGATCGACCGCTCGGGCATGGCGCGTGCCACGCTCGCGCCGCGCGCCGGCATGGCCGGCGAGGTTCCCCCCTTACGCAAACGGCCGCTCGCCGACATGAAGGACATGGGCATGGACATGTCCTCGATGCCGGGCATGGAAGGCATGGACATGTCGGGCGGCGCTATGCGGGGCGTCGATCCGACGGCCGAGAAGAACGCGTCCGCGCGCCTCGCGACCGGCGCGGCGGCAGCGATGGCGACCATGGACAATAGCGCCATGGCAGGCATGGATCATTCGGGGATGGATCATTCCGCGATGAGCGGGATGGACCACGGCGCGATGGGCGCCGATGGCCAGATGGCGGGCATGGACCATGGCGGGCACGCGATGGGGTCGATGAAGATGCGAGACTTCTCGAACGCGCCGCAGGTGAAGCGCGACCCGAGCGTCCAGACCATCTCGCCGATGCCCGTCGACCGCACCGGCGAGCCCGGCCAGGGCCTCGCCGACGTCGGCCACAAGGTGCTTGTCTACAGGGACCTGATGGCGCTCGATCGCAATCCGGACGTGCGCGCGCCGAGCCGCAGCATCGACATTCACCTCACCGGCAACATGGAGCGGTTCATGTGGTCGTTCGACGGCGAAAAAATGTCGGACCATCACGAGCCGATCCCCTTCATCGAAGGCGAGCGGGTGCGCGTCAATCTCATCAACGACACGATGATGGGGCATCCGATCCATATTCACGGGCATTTTTTCGAGCTGGTGACGGGGCATGGCGATCATGCGCCACGCAAGCATACGGTAATCGTCCAGCCCGGCGGCAAGGTGACCTGGGACTTCACCGCCGACGCGGTCGGCGACTGGGCCTTCCACTGTCATCTCCTCTACCACATGCATGCCGGGATGATGCGGGTCGTGAGCGTCCGTCCGAAGGGAGACGCGTAA